A genomic segment from Methanoplanus limicola DSM 2279 encodes:
- a CDS encoding histone deacetylase family protein has translation MRTGIVYHPDYLLHEQTPTHAERRERIAYTIDMLDEEEVWDDSRILRVNPRMATDEEVLAVHTGDYLRRLKEADISGAEFDENTYAPPGFLNNTLLSAGGAVTAGEAVMSGEVRNAFALIRPPGHHAGRDFAGGFCYLNNVAVMTRSLQNLGVKRLMIIDWDAHHGNGTQDIFYDDPDVLYISIHQEHCFPGTGRIKDIGEGDARGRTINMPVAPGSSGRVYRYLMKEIIVPAAEEFKPGFIAVSAGQDNHFTDQQTRLALDTKGYADLMSEAVYLAEKLCGGRIAAVLEGGYSVEGALPYVNLAIIAALAGFDLSMMREPALYDPLYRDSFNDIAFKVSEKMAKKVKKVQSKWWDCF, from the coding sequence ATGAGAACCGGAATTGTTTATCATCCTGATTATCTCCTGCATGAGCAGACTCCGACACATGCCGAGAGGCGTGAGAGGATTGCATATACCATTGATATGCTGGATGAGGAGGAGGTCTGGGACGATTCCAGGATTCTGAGGGTTAATCCGCGGATGGCGACTGATGAGGAGGTTTTGGCAGTTCATACCGGAGATTATCTCCGGAGACTTAAGGAGGCTGATATTTCCGGTGCTGAATTTGATGAAAATACATATGCTCCACCCGGATTTTTAAATAATACTCTCCTCTCTGCCGGAGGTGCGGTAACTGCCGGAGAGGCTGTAATGTCTGGTGAGGTGAGAAATGCCTTTGCACTTATCCGTCCTCCGGGGCATCATGCAGGCCGGGATTTTGCCGGGGGTTTCTGCTACCTTAACAATGTGGCGGTTATGACGCGGTCTCTTCAGAATTTAGGTGTTAAACGGCTGATGATTATTGACTGGGACGCTCATCACGGGAACGGTACGCAGGATATATTTTATGACGATCCGGACGTTTTGTATATCTCGATTCACCAGGAGCACTGCTTTCCTGGTACAGGCAGAATTAAGGATATAGGGGAAGGGGATGCCAGGGGCCGGACGATCAATATGCCGGTTGCTCCCGGAAGTTCGGGCAGAGTGTACAGGTATCTGATGAAGGAGATAATTGTGCCGGCGGCTGAGGAGTTTAAACCGGGATTTATTGCTGTATCGGCAGGGCAGGACAATCATTTTACTGATCAGCAGACAAGGCTTGCCCTTGATACAAAGGGTTATGCTGATCTTATGTCTGAGGCTGTTTATCTGGCTGAAAAGCTATGCGGTGGCAGGATTGCAGCAGTTCTGGAGGGCGGCTACAGTGTTGAGGGTGCACTTCCGTATGTGAACCTTGCAATTATTGCTGCTCTTGCCGGGTTTGATCTCTCGATGATGAGGGAGCCGGCTTTGTATGATCCTTTGTATAGGGATTCTTTCAATGATATAGCTTTTAAGGTCTCGGAGAAGATGGCGAAGAAGGTTAAAAAGGTCCAGTCAAAGTGGTGGGACTGTTTCTGA
- a CDS encoding hydantoinase/oxoprolinase family protein: MFTGIDIGGTNTDIAVIRDNNIETVKVANDAGISSALSKVSIGGRLAISTSQPLNRLIMSSPEELCTITIPGPGIVRPGAVRGAVTIRGDVAEEIDPDEVREIFEGTDADYLAVAGKFSVRNPALEERVREIALGFFDEKRIALSYYIGEIGFPSRIATTKINAQVREVVLGVGDIVNAHFLGREFYFMKGDGGLSSPEIVYNNPSVLYNSSQTAVVLGTGYLTGIKDALVIDIGGTTTDFVPMKGGMPEEEELDFGGGHTGIRGIRSLSLPYGGDSLVDGGLLPFRKGAPRAFGGRSFTLTDALNVCGYEIGDYKSSGYVNRSVADMVVSDYFEKVENAISVFSPDLIIGAGYLAPLLMPEIAGVTGIEVLIPEHAGSANAVGVAVSRVSISLNVRYDSEKGRMIVNGEMRRPERRYSDDDLIEECTLELKRTAMEMGSPKEDCEDVVIRNFRAYDVVRNKERAGRIVDLCIAIPPGISSEAL; the protein is encoded by the coding sequence ATGTTTACCGGAATTGATATCGGCGGGACAAATACTGACATTGCAGTTATCAGGGATAATAATATTGAGACTGTTAAGGTAGCCAATGATGCCGGTATATCCTCGGCACTCTCTAAGGTCAGTATTGGCGGAAGGCTTGCGATAAGCACGTCCCAGCCTTTAAACCGGCTTATTATGAGTTCTCCGGAGGAGCTGTGCACTATTACAATTCCAGGGCCCGGAATTGTCCGTCCGGGTGCTGTCAGGGGTGCTGTAACAATCAGGGGTGATGTTGCGGAAGAGATTGATCCGGATGAGGTCAGAGAGATTTTTGAAGGGACAGATGCAGACTATCTTGCAGTTGCAGGGAAATTTTCTGTCAGGAATCCTGCTCTGGAGGAGAGGGTGCGTGAGATCGCACTCGGTTTTTTTGATGAGAAGAGGATTGCACTCAGTTATTATATCGGGGAGATTGGATTTCCGTCAAGGATTGCCACTACAAAGATTAATGCTCAGGTGAGGGAAGTTGTGCTCGGAGTGGGCGATATTGTAAATGCCCATTTTTTGGGCAGAGAATTCTATTTTATGAAGGGTGACGGCGGTCTTTCCTCTCCGGAGATTGTATATAACAATCCTTCAGTGCTTTATAATTCCAGTCAGACGGCGGTTGTGCTGGGTACTGGGTACCTGACCGGAATTAAGGATGCACTTGTTATTGATATAGGTGGGACTACCACTGATTTTGTGCCCATGAAAGGCGGTATGCCTGAGGAGGAGGAACTTGATTTCGGCGGAGGGCATACAGGTATCCGCGGTATCAGGTCGCTGTCCCTGCCTTATGGCGGTGATTCCCTGGTTGACGGAGGTCTTCTTCCTTTCAGGAAAGGTGCTCCGCGTGCGTTTGGCGGGCGGTCATTTACACTGACTGATGCCTTAAATGTCTGCGGGTACGAGATTGGCGATTATAAATCCTCGGGGTATGTGAACCGGAGCGTTGCCGATATGGTCGTTTCTGATTATTTTGAGAAGGTGGAAAATGCGATCTCGGTCTTCTCACCTGATCTTATAATTGGAGCGGGTTATCTTGCACCTCTGCTTATGCCGGAGATTGCCGGGGTTACCGGCATTGAAGTTTTAATTCCGGAGCATGCCGGTTCGGCGAATGCGGTTGGTGTTGCGGTGTCGAGGGTGAGTATCTCCCTTAATGTCCGTTATGACAGTGAGAAGGGGAGGATGATTGTCAATGGTGAGATGAGGCGTCCGGAGAGGAGGTACTCTGATGATGATCTCATTGAGGAGTGCACTCTTGAGCTGAAGAGGACTGCAATGGAGATGGGTTCACCAAAGGAGGACTGTGAGGATGTTGTTATCCGGAATTTCAGGGCGTATGATGTTGTCCGGAATAAGGAGAGGGCGGGCCGGATTGTTGATCTCTGTATTGCAATTCCGCCGGGGATTTCATCGGAGGCGTTATGA
- a CDS encoding GNAT family N-acetyltransferase — protein MTGDTGRRAGSGYTGVVPVVRELKASEFSKANDVWVDYHNTTGDPKTDRIFGAFLGADLVSLARCRRHSDGYEVDGVYTPEDYRGRGYARLVLNALIEACHNDGLYMYAVSHLTEFYGQYGFYEISEKELPEGVRERYMWAVGNLGGVGVVPMLRTHTNYI, from the coding sequence ATGACAGGAGATACAGGCAGAAGGGCAGGTTCAGGTTATACAGGTGTAGTGCCTGTGGTCCGTGAGCTAAAGGCTTCTGAATTTTCAAAGGCAAATGATGTTTGGGTGGATTACCATAATACTACGGGTGACCCAAAGACTGACAGGATATTCGGGGCATTTCTCGGTGCTGATCTTGTTTCCCTTGCAAGGTGCAGGCGTCATTCGGACGGATATGAGGTTGACGGGGTTTATACTCCGGAGGATTACCGGGGAAGGGGTTATGCCCGTCTTGTTTTGAATGCACTTATTGAGGCATGTCATAATGATGGCCTGTATATGTATGCAGTAAGCCACCTCACTGAATTTTACGGGCAGTATGGATTTTATGAGATTTCAGAGAAGGAACTGCCGGAAGGGGTGCGTGAGAGATATATGTGGGCAGTTGGCAATCTTGGCGGTGTCGGCGTTGTGCCTATGCTCAGGACTCATACAAATTACATTTAA
- a CDS encoding ATP-binding protein encodes MKFDAIFDDANPVRQRRILIVLAVTAVTVGVNLAGILLGITAVLAHLLYFPVILAAYWYPRRCYPFLLLIAVIYCGFILYFNYPPDVSLIAATASRVVIFTLVGLIVSLLSYRLRESEQEMNDIIEFLPDATFAVNKDGVVIAWNKATEVLTGVKKSAILNRGNYEYSLPFYGERRPMLVDLILTGDPDIEARYPDLIRVENKLISDVLIRHFRGEGGAYLRFTAAALKDPYGNVTGAVESVRDVTDKLMTESALSNTTKKLNTLTGIIRTDLSNKLTVLYGYLRMGTIKFRDPEVLSFVNDIKNAAGGIERQINISRDFRDLGTKPPSWVMVQAAVSEAAVKLDFRDVYYRAWTERLEIFADPYLPSVFSHLFDNSLNLAGDVTKIVVTYQIRESGCAVIVEDNGPGIAVPDKKGLFKQSSEEGYGRGLFLTHEILSITGIDIIETGIPGKGARFEILVPPEGYRIR; translated from the coding sequence ATGAAATTTGATGCAATCTTTGATGATGCCAATCCGGTCAGGCAGAGGCGGATATTAATTGTTCTGGCTGTAACTGCGGTTACGGTTGGTGTAAATCTTGCAGGGATACTGCTTGGAATAACCGCTGTGCTTGCACATCTGCTCTATTTTCCGGTAATTCTTGCTGCATACTGGTATCCCAGGCGCTGTTATCCGTTTCTGCTGTTAATTGCTGTAATATATTGTGGATTTATATTATATTTCAATTATCCTCCGGATGTTTCTCTTATAGCTGCAACAGCTTCAAGGGTTGTCATCTTTACACTGGTGGGCCTGATTGTCTCACTTCTCTCATACAGGCTGCGTGAGTCTGAGCAGGAAATGAATGATATCATCGAATTCCTTCCTGATGCCACTTTTGCAGTTAATAAGGACGGAGTTGTGATTGCCTGGAATAAGGCGACTGAGGTTCTTACGGGTGTAAAAAAATCGGCCATTTTAAACAGGGGCAATTATGAGTATTCTCTTCCCTTTTACGGAGAAAGGCGGCCTATGCTTGTTGATCTCATCCTGACAGGAGATCCTGATATTGAGGCGAGGTACCCTGATCTCATAAGAGTTGAGAATAAATTAATATCTGATGTTCTTATCAGGCACTTCAGGGGTGAAGGCGGAGCATACCTTCGCTTTACGGCTGCTGCACTGAAAGATCCATACGGGAATGTAACCGGTGCGGTTGAGTCTGTCAGGGATGTGACTGATAAGCTGATGACAGAATCTGCACTCTCAAATACCACAAAAAAACTGAATACCCTTACAGGAATAATCAGGACTGATCTCTCAAATAAACTTACAGTTCTCTATGGTTATCTGAGAATGGGCACAATTAAGTTCAGGGATCCTGAGGTTCTCTCTTTTGTAAATGATATTAAGAATGCTGCAGGCGGGATTGAGAGGCAGATTAATATATCCCGTGACTTCCGTGATCTTGGAACAAAGCCTCCGTCATGGGTTATGGTGCAGGCAGCCGTCAGTGAAGCGGCAGTAAAGCTCGATTTCAGAGATGTGTATTACCGTGCATGGACGGAGAGGCTTGAAATCTTTGCAGATCCGTATCTGCCTTCTGTATTCAGCCATCTCTTTGACAATTCACTGAATCTTGCCGGTGATGTGACGAAAATTGTTGTCACATATCAGATCCGGGAGAGCGGGTGTGCTGTAATTGTGGAGGATAACGGCCCCGGTATCGCAGTTCCGGATAAGAAGGGCCTGTTTAAGCAGAGCAGTGAGGAAGGTTACGGAAGGGGCCTTTTCCTTACACATGAGATCTTATCTATTACCGGAATTGATATTATTGAGACCGGAATTCCCGGCAAAGGTGCAAGGTTTGAGATTCTGGTGCCTCCTGAGGGTTACAGGATCAGGTGA
- a CDS encoding hybrid sensor histidine kinase/response regulator, translating to MTEERTKKSIKILVVEDSRTQAEFLRYILEEEGCRVMLAEDGREALGEINSYKPDIVLTDIVMPEIDGYELCRRIKSDDNTKDIPVILVTQLYDPADVIKGLESGADNFIIKPYEQSDIQKWITNILPSLHNPDPDGQQKALSIRHSDKDYLINAGRTQILNILLSTYGVAVRKNSELEEAQERLNSLNEQLKEAVFDLKDANEELISENTERKRVENALAEANKKLQLMASITRHDILNQLTAMQGYIEIAMTLKDEEPDSAWENIDKAFSMIDKTKNTIEFTGDYQEIGMHTPIWQDMHTLVMNSLKHTQTGNIRFENIIPEGVEIYADSMIEKVFSNLIENAVRYGDKITYIRFRTESFGDKFKVICEDDGVGIRERDKEKIFSYEYGMNTGFGLFLSREILGITGIKIRETGKSGEGARFELICPEDAVRNFGEE from the coding sequence ATGACTGAAGAGAGAACAAAAAAGTCCATAAAAATCCTTGTTGTGGAAGACAGCCGTACTCAGGCGGAATTCCTCCGTTATATCCTTGAGGAGGAGGGATGCAGGGTAATGCTTGCCGAAGACGGCAGAGAGGCACTCGGTGAGATTAATTCTTACAAACCGGATATTGTACTGACCGATATTGTAATGCCGGAGATTGACGGGTATGAACTCTGCCGGAGAATCAAGTCAGATGATAATACAAAGGATATACCTGTAATTCTTGTAACCCAGCTTTATGACCCTGCGGATGTAATAAAAGGTCTTGAATCGGGTGCAGATAATTTCATAATAAAGCCCTATGAGCAGAGCGATATTCAGAAATGGATAACCAATATCCTCCCGTCACTGCATAACCCTGACCCGGACGGCCAGCAGAAGGCCCTTTCAATCCGTCATTCTGATAAGGACTATTTAATCAATGCCGGCAGGACACAGATATTAAATATCCTTCTCTCTACATACGGCGTTGCTGTCAGGAAAAATTCCGAGCTTGAAGAGGCTCAGGAGAGGCTTAATTCTTTAAATGAACAGTTAAAAGAGGCAGTTTTTGACCTTAAAGATGCCAATGAGGAGCTTATCAGTGAGAATACCGAGCGGAAGCGTGTTGAGAATGCCCTTGCCGAGGCAAATAAGAAACTTCAGCTTATGGCGAGCATCACCCGTCATGATATTCTCAACCAGTTAACTGCAATGCAGGGGTATATTGAGATTGCAATGACTCTGAAGGATGAAGAACCTGATTCCGCCTGGGAGAATATTGATAAAGCCTTCAGTATGATTGACAAAACCAAGAATACCATCGAATTTACCGGCGACTACCAGGAGATTGGGATGCATACTCCGATATGGCAGGATATGCACACCCTTGTAATGAATTCCTTAAAGCATACCCAGACCGGCAATATAAGATTTGAAAATATAATTCCGGAAGGGGTTGAAATCTACGCCGATTCCATGATAGAGAAGGTATTCAGCAACCTTATTGAGAATGCCGTCCGTTACGGTGACAAGATTACATATATCCGGTTCAGAACCGAAAGTTTTGGCGATAAATTTAAGGTCATCTGTGAGGATGACGGGGTAGGAATCCGTGAGAGGGACAAGGAGAAGATCTTCTCGTATGAGTATGGCATGAACACAGGGTTTGGGCTGTTTCTTTCAAGGGAGATCCTTGGAATTACGGGCATTAAGATCCGTGAGACCGGAAAGAGCGGTGAAGGTGCAAGGTTTGAACTGATCTGCCCTGAGGATGCTGTCCGGAATTTTGGTGAGGAATAA
- a CDS encoding alpha/beta fold hydrolase → MKKAIIIAITLIFTVCLLFAAGCTAAPADSGSPDKIPADKTLPEISYENTPVHYSEVNGVTLGYREFGADNTEPLLMIMGFGGTMDGWNETFIGILSENYHVYAYDHRGMGESTDVDAQFTVAQLADDAAGLITALGYDSMNTYGVSMGSSVSQELLINHPDKVRKAVLSSATYSAGIPETEKLHALLLENAEGEDVDSGVRKEAVANLEWDGCYDNLSGIANDVMLITGTEDELTPQSVAVDIAGQISGSWLVRFKGIPHAGSSYAPEEYGRITTTFLEMNESPV, encoded by the coding sequence ATGAAAAAAGCAATTATTATCGCAATAACTCTCATCTTTACAGTCTGTCTTCTCTTTGCAGCCGGATGCACAGCTGCTCCGGCTGATTCCGGGAGTCCGGACAAAATTCCGGCTGATAAGACTCTGCCGGAGATCTCATATGAAAATACGCCGGTTCATTACAGTGAGGTAAACGGCGTTACACTTGGGTACCGTGAATTCGGTGCGGATAATACTGAACCGCTTCTCATGATTATGGGTTTTGGCGGCACAATGGATGGCTGGAATGAGACATTTATTGGCATCCTATCTGAGAACTATCATGTATATGCATATGATCACCGCGGTATGGGTGAGAGCACTGATGTTGATGCACAGTTTACAGTTGCACAGCTTGCAGATGATGCGGCGGGGCTTATCACAGCACTTGGGTATGACAGCATGAACACCTATGGTGTCTCGATGGGTTCGTCTGTTTCACAGGAGCTTTTAATTAATCACCCGGATAAGGTCAGAAAGGCAGTTTTGTCATCTGCAACGTATAGTGCCGGTATTCCGGAGACAGAAAAGCTGCATGCTCTTCTTCTGGAGAATGCAGAGGGTGAGGATGTCGATTCCGGTGTCAGAAAGGAGGCTGTGGCAAACCTTGAGTGGGACGGCTGCTATGACAACCTCTCCGGTATTGCAAATGATGTGATGCTGATAACCGGCACAGAGGATGAGCTTACGCCGCAGTCGGTTGCTGTTGATATTGCAGGTCAGATAAGCGGCTCATGGCTTGTCCGTTTTAAGGGCATTCCGCATGCAGGCTCATCCTATGCTCCGGAAGAATACGGAAGAATCACAACAACATTCCTGGAGATGAATGAATCTCCGGTTTAA
- a CDS encoding hybrid sensor histidine kinase/response regulator, translated as MTDSGDRFRRQLIETFRGEADEHLTDIAEGLLTLEKRGAAGSPDITERIYRKTHSLKGAARAVNFPEIVSVCQNLENVFSLMQKGAFVPEEAEFDLFHRTLKTIRGLLAEEKSSGDTSINIIRSLRKLSRENQPDTADADTRRTDIIPGEKKNSFDKGPDISESGGLQETDGDPGPGTADGKDNTEPDSGGITPVGKVVYDSISSLSPGYGYEDFEARKSARDTVKISAKKLDRLIQGSDDLLTTRLLITQRMRELEDMISGFNLWRWNESQNFNDIYNIRKTLMSEDISDMPPDFIRSLEHILKFLEFNRDFVTNLRHDLERHVRATEIDRSSLEASTSEISDLIHDAVLIPFSTILNPFSEHVRELSRDLGKAAELVTEGGSIEMDRRILESLSDPILHLIRNSLDHGIEMPAERAALGKPPKGVVSIKIFPLSGSRVGIKISDDGAGIDTSKVRRTAVDKGIISTRREEKLSDEEVKNLIFRSGLTTSPMITEFSGRGLGLAIVVDAITHLNGDIEVLSEKGKGTEITIRLPLRLATFRGVIVNSCGQTFIFPKQQVKKVIAVDPGDISSKGMHHSVRYRGDSIGLIKLSDVFGVYEYDKSVREGRKIPVVILSYGVGQIGFIVDEIVRVQEIVVRNLGSQLKHIKKVSGASVLGDGDIALVIDPLELIEEALNDSYLRKGAPGFKEISGRVLVVEDSVTSRFYIKKILENSGYLVETATNGIEGLLKLKEKGADIVISDVDMPRMSGFTLTEKVRAEEQFASIPIILVTSLDTPEDRQQGAFCGASAYITKKGFNEGNFLSLVGDLLKGRV; from the coding sequence ATGACAGATTCCGGCGACAGATTCCGCAGACAGTTAATTGAGACATTCCGAGGGGAGGCGGATGAGCACCTGACAGATATAGCTGAGGGTCTTTTAACCCTTGAAAAAAGAGGTGCAGCCGGAAGTCCGGATATAACTGAGAGGATATACAGAAAGACACACAGTTTAAAGGGTGCAGCACGTGCTGTGAACTTCCCTGAGATTGTCTCAGTCTGCCAGAATCTGGAGAACGTATTTTCACTGATGCAGAAAGGGGCTTTTGTGCCTGAAGAGGCCGAATTTGACCTCTTCCACAGGACATTAAAGACTATCAGGGGCCTTTTAGCTGAAGAGAAATCCTCAGGTGATACTTCAATAAATATTATCCGGAGTCTGAGAAAACTTAGCCGTGAGAACCAGCCGGATACGGCAGATGCTGATACCCGGAGAACTGATATAATTCCGGGCGAAAAAAAAAATTCATTTGATAAAGGACCGGACATAAGTGAAAGTGGCGGACTTCAGGAGACAGACGGGGACCCGGGGCCGGGAACCGCTGACGGGAAGGACAATACAGAGCCCGATTCCGGCGGCATAACTCCGGTGGGGAAGGTTGTTTACGACAGTATCTCATCATTAAGTCCGGGATATGGCTATGAAGATTTTGAGGCCCGTAAATCCGCCAGGGATACCGTAAAAATTTCCGCTAAAAAGCTTGACAGGCTTATTCAGGGTTCTGACGACCTGCTCACCACAAGGCTTCTGATCACCCAGAGGATGCGGGAACTTGAGGATATGATCTCAGGTTTTAACCTCTGGAGGTGGAATGAGAGCCAGAATTTTAATGATATTTATAATATCAGAAAGACTCTTATGTCTGAGGATATCTCTGATATGCCGCCTGATTTTATCCGGAGTCTTGAACATATACTCAAATTTCTTGAATTCAACCGTGATTTTGTCACAAATCTTCGTCATGACCTTGAAAGGCATGTCAGGGCTACCGAGATTGACCGTTCATCTCTCGAAGCAAGCACATCTGAGATCTCAGATCTCATCCATGATGCTGTTCTCATCCCGTTTTCAACCATATTAAACCCTTTTTCAGAGCACGTCAGGGAACTGTCCAGAGATCTTGGCAAGGCTGCGGAACTTGTGACAGAAGGCGGCAGTATTGAGATGGACAGGCGTATCCTTGAGTCACTCTCAGACCCTATTTTGCACCTTATAAGAAACAGTCTTGACCATGGCATTGAAATGCCGGCAGAGAGGGCAGCACTTGGCAAACCACCTAAAGGGGTAGTGAGTATTAAGATATTCCCCCTCTCAGGCAGCCGGGTAGGGATTAAAATATCTGATGACGGTGCGGGTATTGACACCAGCAAAGTCCGCCGGACAGCCGTGGATAAAGGGATTATCAGCACCAGAAGAGAGGAAAAGTTAAGCGATGAAGAGGTAAAAAACCTCATATTCAGGTCAGGACTTACAACAAGTCCGATGATAACCGAGTTTTCCGGAAGGGGTCTTGGCCTTGCAATAGTTGTTGATGCCATCACACACCTAAACGGCGACATTGAGGTATTGTCTGAGAAGGGAAAGGGGACGGAGATTACAATCAGGCTCCCGCTCAGACTTGCAACCTTCAGGGGAGTTATTGTAAACTCCTGCGGGCAGACATTTATATTCCCGAAACAGCAGGTGAAGAAGGTCATTGCCGTTGATCCGGGTGATATATCCTCAAAAGGTATGCACCATTCTGTGAGGTACAGGGGTGATTCCATAGGGCTTATTAAGTTATCAGATGTCTTTGGAGTCTATGAATATGATAAATCCGTAAGGGAGGGCAGGAAAATTCCGGTTGTGATTCTCTCATACGGAGTCGGGCAGATCGGCTTTATTGTCGATGAGATCGTCAGGGTGCAGGAGATTGTTGTCCGGAATCTTGGCAGCCAGCTTAAGCACATTAAAAAAGTTTCAGGTGCGTCAGTGCTTGGTGATGGCGATATCGCCCTTGTTATTGATCCGCTTGAACTGATTGAAGAGGCACTGAATGACTCTTATCTCAGAAAGGGGGCACCGGGATTTAAAGAGATCTCAGGGAGAGTGCTTGTTGTGGAAGATTCAGTGACCTCAAGATTTTATATCAAAAAGATACTTGAAAATTCCGGCTATCTGGTTGAGACGGCAACAAACGGAATTGAAGGTCTCTTAAAGCTCAAAGAAAAGGGTGCTGATATTGTCATATCTGATGTTGATATGCCGAGGATGAGCGGATTCACACTGACTGAAAAGGTCCGTGCGGAGGAGCAGTTTGCTTCAATACCGATAATTCTTGTAACCTCACTTGATACTCCGGAGGACAGGCAGCAGGGAGCATTCTGCGGTGCCAGTGCGTATATAACAAAGAAAGGATTTAATGAGGGCAACTTTTTAAGCCTCGTTGGTGATCTGTTAAAAGGACGGGTATGA